A window from Thermoanaerobaculales bacterium encodes these proteins:
- a CDS encoding CusA/CzcA family heavy metal efflux RND transporter, producing MTRRIIEFSANNRLLVLLGVAALCALAVYTLGEIRLDALPDLSDTQVIIYSRWDRSPDIIEDQVTYPIVSSLLGAPRVKAIRGFSDFGFSYVYVIFQDGTDIYWARSRVLEYLSKIQQRLPEGVQTELGPDATGVGWVFQYALVDRSGSHSLDQLRSYQDWTLRYALQSVPGVAEVASIGGFVRQYQITVDPNRLAAYNIPIDMVVAAVKASNNEVGGRLLEFAGTEFMVRGRGYAHSVADLEQIVVKAGAGGIPLLLKDVAQVQLGPEIRRGISDLDGLGDHVGGIVVIRHGENALNVIERVKGKLHELEPSLPSGVDVVTTYDRSDLIERAIETLKHELTIEMIIVSLVILIFLWHIPSALVPIATIPISVLLAFIPMYYMGVTVNIMSLAGIAISIGVLVDGAIVEVENAYNKLHHWEADGRKGDFHAVRLEALKEVGPSVFFSLLVIAVAFIPVFALVDQEGRLFKPLAYSKNLAMALAAMLAITLDPAMRMLFTRMDPFTFKPKVLSWFATRTLVGTYYSEEKHPISRLLFAVYEPVCRFVLRHPKAVIAVAIGLVAISVPFYFTLGTEFMPPLNEGTILYMPTTLPGISVQQARELLEAQDRVLKSFPEVERVFGKAGRAETSTDPAPFSMMETTVILKPESEWEAKPRWYSSWAPEWLKPALRPIWPDRISWEELVGKMDRALKIPGVTNAWTMPIKARIDMLTTGVRTPVGIKVFGADLAEIQRIGEHLEGILRDIPGTRSVFAERVTGGYFVDIVPRRDQLARYGLTVAQLQDVIMSAIGGENVTTTIEGRERYPVNIRYPRELREDVGRLQRVLVPTPSGLQVPLAQLADVQLVQGPAMIRDENGFLAGYVYVDITGRDIGGYVEEAKRAVRDRLALKPGYVLQWSGQYENMIRVRERLKLVVPITLALIFILLYINTRSAFKAIVVMLAVPFSAIGAIWLFHLLGYNVSIAAWVGMIALLGLDAETGVFMLLFLDLSYDDYRKRGLLTTSGGLDEAIVHGAVKRVRPKMMTVTAAFAGLLPIMWSTSAGADVMKRIAAPMIGGLVTSFLLELLVYPAIYKLWKERTEGRGVGE from the coding sequence ATGACCCGCAGGATCATCGAGTTTTCCGCCAACAACCGGCTGCTCGTGCTGCTCGGCGTGGCCGCGCTCTGCGCGCTGGCGGTCTACACCCTGGGGGAGATCCGCCTCGACGCCCTGCCCGACCTCTCGGACACCCAGGTCATCATCTACTCGCGCTGGGACCGCTCGCCCGACATCATCGAGGACCAGGTCACCTACCCGATCGTTTCCTCGCTCCTCGGTGCGCCGAGGGTCAAGGCGATCCGCGGGTTCTCCGACTTCGGTTTCTCGTACGTCTACGTCATCTTCCAGGACGGCACCGACATCTACTGGGCGCGCTCGCGGGTGCTCGAGTACCTCTCCAAGATCCAGCAGCGCCTGCCGGAAGGCGTTCAGACCGAGCTCGGCCCGGACGCCACCGGGGTCGGCTGGGTCTTCCAGTACGCCCTCGTCGACCGCTCCGGCAGCCACTCCCTCGACCAGCTTCGCTCCTACCAGGACTGGACGCTGCGCTACGCCCTCCAGTCGGTGCCCGGAGTGGCCGAGGTCGCGTCCATCGGCGGCTTCGTAAGACAGTACCAGATCACGGTCGACCCCAACCGGCTCGCCGCCTACAACATCCCCATCGACATGGTGGTCGCGGCGGTCAAGGCGTCGAACAATGAGGTCGGCGGGCGCCTGCTCGAGTTCGCGGGCACCGAGTTCATGGTGCGCGGCCGGGGCTATGCCCACTCGGTCGCCGACCTCGAGCAGATCGTGGTCAAGGCCGGCGCGGGCGGCATCCCGTTGCTGCTCAAGGACGTGGCGCAGGTTCAGCTCGGGCCCGAGATCCGCCGCGGCATCTCCGACCTCGACGGCCTCGGCGACCACGTCGGCGGCATCGTCGTCATCCGCCACGGCGAGAACGCGCTCAACGTCATCGAGCGGGTCAAGGGCAAGCTCCACGAGCTCGAGCCGTCGCTGCCATCCGGCGTCGACGTGGTCACCACCTACGACCGCTCCGACCTCATCGAGCGGGCCATCGAAACGCTCAAGCACGAGCTGACGATCGAGATGATCATCGTCTCGCTCGTCATCCTGATCTTCCTCTGGCACATCCCGTCCGCACTCGTGCCCATTGCGACGATCCCAATCTCGGTACTGCTCGCGTTCATCCCGATGTACTACATGGGGGTCACGGTCAACATCATGTCGCTGGCCGGCATCGCGATCTCGATCGGGGTGCTCGTCGACGGAGCGATCGTCGAGGTGGAGAATGCCTACAACAAGCTCCACCACTGGGAGGCGGACGGCAGGAAGGGCGACTTCCACGCGGTCCGCCTCGAGGCGCTCAAGGAGGTCGGCCCGTCGGTCTTCTTCTCCCTGCTGGTGATCGCGGTGGCGTTCATCCCGGTGTTCGCCCTGGTCGACCAGGAGGGTCGCCTGTTCAAGCCCCTCGCCTACTCCAAGAACCTCGCCATGGCTCTCGCCGCGATGCTCGCCATCACCCTCGACCCGGCGATGCGGATGCTGTTCACACGGATGGACCCCTTCACGTTCAAGCCGAAGGTCCTGTCGTGGTTCGCGACAAGGACCTTGGTCGGCACCTACTACTCCGAGGAGAAGCACCCGATCAGCCGATTGTTGTTCGCGGTGTACGAGCCGGTGTGCCGCTTCGTGCTGCGCCACCCCAAGGCGGTGATCGCGGTCGCGATCGGCTTGGTGGCGATATCGGTGCCGTTCTACTTCACGCTCGGCACCGAGTTCATGCCGCCGCTCAACGAGGGCACGATCCTCTACATGCCGACAACCCTGCCCGGCATCTCGGTGCAGCAGGCCCGCGAGCTGCTCGAGGCCCAGGACCGTGTGCTCAAGAGCTTCCCCGAGGTCGAGCGCGTGTTCGGCAAGGCCGGTCGCGCCGAAACCTCGACCGACCCGGCGCCGTTCTCGATGATGGAGACGACCGTCATCCTGAAGCCCGAAAGCGAGTGGGAGGCGAAGCCGCGCTGGTACAGCTCATGGGCGCCGGAGTGGCTGAAGCCGGCGCTGCGACCGATCTGGCCCGACCGCATCTCGTGGGAGGAGCTGGTCGGCAAGATGGACCGCGCCCTCAAGATCCCGGGCGTCACCAACGCCTGGACGATGCCGATCAAGGCGCGCATCGACATGCTCACCACCGGCGTGCGGACGCCAGTCGGCATCAAGGTGTTCGGCGCCGACCTCGCGGAGATCCAGCGCATCGGCGAGCACCTCGAGGGCATCCTGCGCGACATTCCCGGCACCCGCAGCGTGTTCGCGGAACGGGTCACCGGGGGTTACTTCGTCGACATCGTCCCGCGCCGCGACCAGCTCGCCCGCTACGGCCTCACGGTCGCGCAGCTGCAGGACGTGATCATGAGCGCGATCGGTGGCGAGAACGTGACCACCACGATTGAAGGCCGTGAGCGCTACCCGGTGAACATCCGCTACCCGCGCGAGCTGCGCGAGGACGTCGGCCGGCTGCAGCGCGTGCTCGTACCGACGCCGTCCGGACTCCAGGTGCCGCTCGCCCAGCTCGCTGACGTCCAGCTCGTCCAGGGCCCCGCGATGATCCGCGACGAGAATGGCTTCCTCGCCGGGTACGTCTACGTCGACATCACCGGCCGCGACATCGGTGGTTACGTGGAGGAGGCCAAACGGGCCGTGCGCGACCGGCTCGCCCTCAAGCCGGGCTACGTCCTGCAGTGGTCCGGGCAGTACGAGAACATGATTCGCGTCCGCGAGCGACTCAAGCTCGTCGTGCCGATCACCCTGGCCCTGATCTTCATCCTCCTCTACATCAACACGCGGTCGGCATTCAAGGCGATCGTCGTCATGCTCGCCGTGCCGTTCTCGGCGATCGGCGCGATCTGGCTGTTCCACCTCCTCGGCTACAACGTGTCAATCGCAGCCTGGGTCGGGATGATCGCCCTGCTCGGCCTCGACGCCGAGACCGGGGTGTTCATGCTCCTGTTCCTCGACCTGTCGTACGACGACTACCGGAAGCGGGGCCTGCTCACCACGTCGGGCGGCCTCGACGAGGCGATCGTCCACGGCGCGGTGAAACGGGTGCGGCCGAAGATGATGACGGTGACCGCCGCTTTTGCGGGCCTGCTGCCGATCATGTGGTCGACCTCGGCCGGCGCCGACGTCATGAAACGGATCGCGGCGCCGATGATCGGCGGCCTGGTCACCTCGTTCCTGCTCGAGCTCCTGGTCTACCCTGCGATCTACAAGCTGTGGAAGGAGCGCACGGAGGGAAGAGGGGTTGGGGAATAA
- a CDS encoding class III extradiol ring-cleavage dioxygenase: MPVIFAAHGAPVLLDDEVWMGELAAWAAAMPKPASVLMVSAHWEQRPATLGATRTVPLHYDFYGFPERYYRTEYPAPGAPDLAGRVRGLLGEAGIAAADDPRRGLDHGAYVPLVAMYPGAGVPVLQLSMPALDPEELFDLGRALAPLRDEGVLIFGSGFLTHNMAYAFRPGIPAWAREFDAWAADALSRFDVDALKDFQDRAPAARMALPTWEHYAPVLVAAGAAAGSFQRASFPITGFWMEGAFTKRSVQFE, encoded by the coding sequence ATGCCGGTCATCTTCGCGGCCCACGGCGCGCCGGTGCTCCTCGACGACGAGGTCTGGATGGGCGAGCTCGCCGCCTGGGCAGCGGCGATGCCAAAGCCCGCGAGCGTGCTCATGGTGTCGGCGCACTGGGAGCAGCGGCCGGCCACCCTCGGGGCCACCCGGACGGTGCCGCTCCATTACGACTTCTACGGATTCCCCGAGCGCTACTACCGGACCGAGTACCCGGCGCCCGGTGCGCCCGATCTCGCCGGCCGCGTGCGCGGCCTGTTGGGCGAAGCGGGCATCGCAGCCGCCGACGATCCTCGTCGCGGCCTCGACCACGGCGCGTACGTGCCGCTGGTCGCGATGTACCCCGGCGCCGGCGTGCCCGTGCTCCAGCTCTCGATGCCGGCGCTCGACCCGGAGGAGCTCTTCGACCTCGGCCGGGCGTTGGCGCCGCTGCGCGACGAGGGCGTGCTGATCTTCGGCAGCGGCTTCCTGACCCACAACATGGCCTACGCCTTCCGGCCCGGCATCCCGGCGTGGGCGCGCGAGTTCGATGCCTGGGCGGCCGACGCACTGTCCCGCTTCGACGTCGATGCGCTCAAGGACTTCCAGGACCGGGCTCCGGCCGCGCGGATGGCGCTGCCGACCTGGGAGCACTACGCCCCGGTGCTCGTCGCTGCCGGTGCCGCGGCCGGCTCGTTCCAGCGGGCATCGTTCCCGATCACCGGCTTCTGGATGGAGGGCGCCTTCACCAAGCGGTCGGTGCAGTTCGAGTGA
- a CDS encoding MFS transporter, giving the protein MSSPTDSGRASMRALPAGIWAMGLGSLLMDTSSELIHSVLPVFMVSVLGASLVTVGVIEGVAEATAAMLKVVSGAISDWLGRRKAQMVIGYGLAALTKPIFPLATSVGWVFTARFVDRMGKGIRGAPRDALVADITPASLRGAAYGLRQALDSAGAVLGPLLALALMALLSGRIRAVMWAGVLPALLAVVVLIAFVREPERGPMRPAARLPLSRTEVRRLPLDFWLIVLLGAVFTLARFSEAFLVLRAQDVGLGLALVPAVMVAMNLCYAGAAFPAGAAADRVDQRKLLLAGLVLLIVADVTLAVARSPLLALAGAALWGLHMAFTQGLLAKLVADTAPADLRGTAFGLFNLVSGGALLLANLIAGALWSAYGAAATFAAGAAFAAVAAAGVAAHRTAVSREAAR; this is encoded by the coding sequence ATGAGCTCGCCGACCGACTCCGGTCGCGCATCGATGCGCGCCCTGCCCGCGGGCATCTGGGCCATGGGCCTCGGCTCGCTGCTCATGGACACCTCGTCCGAGCTCATCCACAGCGTGCTGCCGGTGTTCATGGTCAGCGTGCTCGGAGCGTCCCTGGTCACCGTCGGCGTCATCGAAGGCGTTGCCGAGGCGACCGCGGCCATGCTCAAGGTCGTCTCCGGCGCGATCAGCGACTGGCTGGGCCGGCGCAAGGCGCAGATGGTGATCGGCTACGGTCTCGCCGCCCTCACCAAGCCGATCTTCCCGCTGGCGACCTCGGTCGGCTGGGTGTTCACGGCCCGCTTCGTCGATCGCATGGGCAAGGGAATCCGCGGCGCGCCGCGCGACGCGCTGGTGGCCGACATCACGCCGGCCAGTCTTCGCGGCGCGGCCTACGGGCTGCGCCAGGCGCTCGACTCCGCCGGCGCCGTGCTCGGCCCGCTGCTCGCGCTCGCGCTGATGGCACTGCTGAGCGGCCGCATTCGCGCCGTGATGTGGGCCGGCGTGCTGCCCGCGCTGCTCGCGGTCGTGGTGCTCATCGCCTTCGTGCGCGAGCCCGAGCGCGGCCCCATGCGACCGGCGGCCCGGCTGCCGCTGTCGAGGACGGAGGTGCGACGGCTGCCGCTCGACTTCTGGCTGATCGTGCTGCTGGGCGCGGTGTTCACGCTGGCGCGCTTCAGCGAGGCGTTCCTCGTGCTGCGCGCCCAGGACGTCGGCCTCGGTCTGGCCCTGGTGCCGGCGGTGATGGTGGCGATGAACCTCTGCTACGCAGGCGCCGCCTTTCCGGCCGGCGCAGCTGCGGACCGCGTCGATCAGCGCAAGCTTTTGCTGGCCGGCCTTGTTCTGCTGATCGTGGCGGACGTCACGTTGGCAGTCGCGCGCTCGCCGCTGCTGGCCCTCGCCGGAGCCGCGCTGTGGGGCCTGCACATGGCCTTCACCCAGGGCCTGCTCGCGAAGCTGGTCGCGGACACCGCCCCTGCGGATCTGCGCGGCACCGCCTTCGGACTGTTCAACCTGGTGAGCGGCGGCGCGCTGCTGCTCGCCAACCTGATCGCCGGCGCGCTGTGGAGCGCCTACGGGGCCGCGGCCACCTTCGCCGCCGGCGCCGCGTTCGCGGCGGTGGCCGCCGCCGGGGTGGCCGCCCACCGCACGGCGGTGTCCAGGGAGGCAGCACGGTGA
- a CDS encoding NAD(P)H-dependent oxidoreductase — MARIIGIAGSLRKGSYNAALLRAAAGASPVGLEVEIASIAGIPLYDGDLEEEHGAPAQVVALQEAIAASDGLLIVTPEYNASIPGVLKNAIDWLSRPPMGAAKVFGDRPVAIIGATPGAWGTRLSQTALLPVFRNLGARVYLGKQLYVAAASKVFDGDGAMGDDKVRKQLSEFMAGFATFVALR; from the coding sequence ATGGCACGGATCATCGGGATTGCGGGCAGCTTGAGGAAGGGCTCGTACAACGCCGCGCTGCTGCGGGCCGCGGCAGGGGCCTCGCCGGTCGGGCTGGAGGTTGAAATCGCCTCGATCGCCGGCATTCCCCTCTATGACGGCGATCTCGAGGAGGAGCATGGCGCCCCGGCGCAGGTCGTCGCGCTGCAGGAGGCGATCGCGGCCTCCGACGGGCTGCTGATCGTGACGCCGGAGTACAACGCCTCGATTCCGGGCGTGCTCAAGAACGCCATCGACTGGCTGTCGCGACCGCCGATGGGTGCTGCGAAGGTGTTCGGCGACCGGCCGGTCGCCATCATCGGAGCGACCCCCGGCGCCTGGGGCACCCGGCTCTCGCAGACCGCGCTCCTTCCGGTGTTCCGGAACCTCGGCGCGAGGGTCTACCTCGGCAAGCAGCTGTACGTCGCGGCCGCGTCGAAGGTCTTCGATGGTGACGGTGCGATGGGCGACGACAAGGTCCGCAAGCAGCTCTCGGAGTTCATGGCCGGGTTCGCGACCTTTGTCGCGCTGCGTTAG
- a CDS encoding TOBE domain-containing protein, protein MSGEVVVVEPPGSQVHVQLKLGAQMLAAMLPPSTMPRPGEQLALSIDLGELHLFDESGRRLTG, encoded by the coding sequence GTGAGTGGCGAGGTCGTGGTGGTCGAGCCGCCGGGATCCCAGGTCCACGTCCAGCTCAAGCTCGGCGCGCAGATGCTGGCCGCCATGCTGCCGCCCTCGACCATGCCGCGTCCGGGCGAGCAGCTGGCCCTCTCGATCGACCTCGGCGAGCTCCACCTGTTCGACGAGTCCGGCCGGCGGCTCACGGGCTGA